Proteins encoded within one genomic window of Halocatena marina:
- a CDS encoding YhbY family RNA-binding protein, which translates to MSDELRKQAHDVDATIRVGKSGLDPVVSELRSQLKDRTLVKVKFLRSSRGGTTTEELATELASRVNAEIIDTRGHTAVYH; encoded by the coding sequence ATGAGCGACGAGCTGCGGAAACAGGCACACGATGTTGATGCGACGATTCGAGTTGGAAAGAGCGGTCTCGACCCAGTTGTGAGCGAACTGCGCAGTCAGCTCAAAGACCGAACGCTCGTGAAAGTGAAGTTCCTGCGATCGTCTCGCGGTGGAACGACAACTGAGGAACTGGCGACTGAACTTGCATCGCGCGTCAACGCGGAAATCATCGATACACGGGGGCATACGGCGGTGTATCATTGA
- a CDS encoding ribonuclease P protein component 4, translated as MTIAEERIERLCALAKRAVREGHDDRARAYVQRARRVAERNRCGLPRTFKRFTCDACDVYLRPGRNARVRLQDGHVVITCDCGAQSRYPYHSRQ; from the coding sequence ATGACCATCGCTGAGGAACGAATCGAACGGTTGTGTGCACTCGCTAAAAGAGCAGTGCGTGAAGGGCATGACGACCGCGCGCGGGCGTACGTCCAGCGAGCGCGACGGGTCGCAGAGCGTAATCGATGTGGACTCCCACGAACGTTCAAGCGATTTACCTGCGATGCGTGCGACGTCTACCTCCGTCCGGGGCGAAACGCCCGAGTTCGACTGCAAGACGGTCACGTGGTCATCACCTGCGACTGTGGGGCACAATCGAGATATCCGTATCATTCCCGTCAGTGA
- a CDS encoding phosphoadenosine phosphosulfate reductase family protein, producing the protein MSDFPDYLDVDYTAGENEQPEDYPALEDKIEKAIEVTRIGLEEYETPAVMWTGGKDSTLALYFVAQVAEEYDLDLPPAVFIDHFQHFDELMKFVEHWADEWDLEVIYARNDDVGALADEPGEEIAVSDLNEQNQHHVNNILEYEEDTFPFLLDTYVGNHLLKTVALNNTLEAHNIDGIISGIRWDEQEARADETFFSPRHDPDIYPPHDRIQPILQFEERAVWDAFWNFVVPDTVPDYPAGHVPQDYDDLPNNLTHADIPVSPKYFEGFRSLGSEVSTNKADSEPAWLQNLEETTERAGRAQDKEDLMARLRDLGYM; encoded by the coding sequence ATGTCAGACTTCCCCGACTACCTTGACGTCGATTACACCGCTGGCGAAAACGAGCAGCCAGAGGACTATCCGGCGCTTGAGGACAAAATTGAGAAGGCCATCGAAGTCACGCGGATCGGTCTTGAGGAGTACGAGACGCCCGCAGTGATGTGGACCGGTGGAAAAGATTCAACGCTTGCGCTGTACTTCGTCGCGCAGGTCGCCGAGGAGTACGACCTCGATCTTCCACCGGCCGTGTTCATCGACCACTTCCAACATTTCGACGAACTCATGAAATTCGTCGAACACTGGGCCGACGAGTGGGATCTCGAAGTCATCTACGCGCGCAACGACGATGTTGGTGCGCTCGCTGATGAACCGGGCGAAGAGATTGCTGTTTCTGACCTGAACGAGCAGAACCAGCACCACGTGAACAATATTCTCGAATACGAGGAGGATACGTTCCCGTTCTTGCTCGACACCTACGTCGGCAACCACCTGCTCAAGACTGTCGCGCTCAACAACACGCTTGAGGCTCACAACATCGACGGCATCATCTCCGGAATCCGCTGGGACGAACAGGAAGCACGCGCAGACGAGACGTTCTTCAGTCCGCGTCACGATCCTGACATCTACCCGCCACACGACCGCATTCAACCCATTCTCCAGTTCGAAGAGCGCGCTGTCTGGGACGCCTTCTGGAACTTCGTCGTGCCTGATACGGTGCCTGACTACCCGGCAGGACACGTTCCGCAGGACTACGACGATCTCCCGAACAACCTTACCCACGCGGACATCCCTGTCAGCCCGAAATACTTCGAAGGATTCCGCTCGCTTGGTAGCGAAGTGAGCACGAACAAGGCAGATTCCGAACCCGCATGGTTGCAGAATCTCGAAGAGACGACCGAGCGTGCTGGCCGCGCACAGGACAAAGAGGACCTGATGGCGCGCCTGCGCGATCTCGGCTACATGTAA
- a CDS encoding glutaredoxin gives MAFDPEPDLSEEEVRDRVDSAIEENEVVLFMKGTSLMPQCGYSRRALGLINQYRDDIATVDTLEALESHRGALEQHSGWETIPQVYVDGEFIGGSDILAELDERGELNETLNG, from the coding sequence ATGGCGTTCGATCCAGAACCCGACCTGAGTGAAGAGGAAGTCCGCGATCGAGTTGACTCGGCTATCGAGGAGAACGAAGTGGTCCTATTCATGAAGGGCACATCGCTGATGCCCCAATGTGGGTACTCCCGACGAGCGCTTGGGCTTATCAATCAGTACCGCGACGACATTGCAACCGTCGATACGCTCGAAGCACTCGAATCTCATCGTGGTGCGCTGGAACAACACAGCGGCTGGGAGACGATCCCGCAAGTGTACGTCGATGGAGAATTCATTGGGGGCAGTGACATTCTGGCTGAACTCGACGAACGTGGGGAACTGAACGAGACGCTCAATGGATGA
- a CDS encoding NAD(P)/FAD-dependent oxidoreductase translates to MSLPEYEVAVVGGGPAGLTAALYTTRLGHDTVVINRGGGRAAMMLDTHNVIGVTEDVSGNEFLQTAIDQIEGYGADYHRDLVETIDRTDDGRFQLTAGNRVIVAERVVLATGFSDARPDPPLPRTGRGLHYCLHCDAYMFVDESVYVMGHNESAAHVAMIMLNFTDEVDLLTRGEDPTWSEETNRQLRSHPVDIIESDITGSETGTDGWLEAFTFEDETRREYKGGFPMYGSEYNNELAESLGCELNDDGTVVVDEDGQTTVEGVYALGDLTAGHNQIPVAMGEGAQTGLALHYELRTYPKSIDEIEAEGGIGSEDVPAISDRLREQAREHRGMESTAADD, encoded by the coding sequence ATGAGTCTTCCTGAGTACGAAGTGGCAGTTGTTGGCGGTGGTCCCGCCGGTTTGACCGCCGCGCTGTACACGACGCGCCTTGGTCACGACACCGTTGTGATCAACCGTGGTGGAGGCCGCGCCGCAATGATGCTCGATACGCACAACGTCATTGGCGTCACGGAGGACGTTTCGGGCAATGAGTTCCTCCAGACCGCCATCGATCAGATCGAAGGCTACGGAGCTGACTACCACCGTGACCTCGTCGAAACGATCGATCGGACCGACGATGGCCGGTTTCAGCTCACTGCAGGCAACCGCGTGATTGTCGCCGAGCGTGTCGTACTCGCAACCGGATTCTCGGATGCCCGACCTGACCCACCGCTTCCCCGAACGGGGCGTGGGCTGCACTACTGTCTCCACTGTGATGCGTACATGTTCGTCGACGAATCCGTCTACGTGATGGGGCACAACGAGAGCGCGGCCCACGTCGCCATGATTATGCTCAACTTCACTGACGAGGTCGACCTTCTCACGCGCGGTGAAGATCCCACGTGGAGCGAAGAAACGAACCGACAACTCCGTTCCCACCCGGTCGATATCATCGAATCGGACATTACGGGCAGTGAAACGGGCACTGATGGATGGCTCGAAGCGTTCACGTTCGAGGACGAAACCCGCCGAGAGTACAAAGGCGGGTTCCCCATGTACGGCTCGGAGTACAACAACGAGCTGGCGGAGTCACTCGGCTGTGAGTTGAACGACGATGGAACGGTCGTCGTCGATGAGGATGGACAGACGACCGTCGAGGGCGTGTACGCGCTCGGTGATCTCACCGCAGGTCACAACCAGATCCCGGTGGCGATGGGTGAAGGCGCACAGACCGGTCTCGCGCTCCACTACGAACTCCGCACGTATCCGAAATCGATCGACGAAATTGAAGCAGAAGGAGGAATTGGATCGGAAGACGTGCCCGCCATCTCCGATCGACTCCGCGAGCAGGCGCGCGAACATCGAGGGATGGAATCGACTGCGGCCGACGACTAA
- the sod gene encoding superoxide dismutase, with protein MSHELPPLPYAYDALEPHISEQVLTWHHDTHHQGYVNGWNSAEETLSDNRAAADFDGSAGALRSVTHNGCGHILHDLFWQNMSPEGGDEPTGELAARIESDFGSYEAWKGEFETAAGAASGWALLVYDSFSNQLRNVVVDKHDQGALWGSHPILALDVWEHSYYYDYGPARGDFVDAFFAVVDWDESTERYEQAVELFE; from the coding sequence ATGAGTCACGAACTTCCGCCGCTGCCCTACGCATACGACGCACTCGAACCGCACATCTCCGAACAAGTCCTGACGTGGCACCACGACACCCACCATCAGGGCTACGTAAACGGCTGGAACAGTGCCGAAGAAACGCTGTCTGACAACCGCGCTGCTGCTGATTTTGACGGGTCTGCAGGTGCCCTCCGATCGGTGACCCACAACGGCTGTGGGCACATCCTCCATGACCTCTTCTGGCAAAACATGTCGCCAGAGGGGGGCGACGAACCAACCGGAGAGCTCGCAGCACGCATCGAGTCGGACTTTGGCTCCTACGAAGCGTGGAAAGGAGAGTTCGAAACTGCCGCAGGTGCCGCAAGCGGCTGGGCGCTCCTCGTCTACGACAGCTTCTCGAATCAGCTACGCAATGTTGTGGTCGACAAGCACGATCAGGGTGCGTTGTGGGGATCACACCCAATTCTCGCACTCGATGTCTGGGAGCACTCCTACTACTACGATTATGGTCCCGCACGCGGTGACTTCGTCGACGCGTTCTTTGCGGTCGTCGACTGGGACGAATCCACAGAGCGATACGAGCAAGCCGTCGAACTGTTCGAATAA
- a CDS encoding zinc ribbon domain-containing protein codes for MGETRWKRPWLAMLLGTLLTGFGHLYLRRWWRALGWLLATYATMVLFVPSAATDALISQITNTDALLSQITNFEPVSVPIVDVLPLLLVGIASVFDAYVLARMNNQRVLEQQMGIQRCSNCHRPIDPDVSFCQWCANPRDEPSENEIS; via the coding sequence ATGGGAGAGACTCGGTGGAAACGACCGTGGCTTGCGATGTTGCTCGGAACACTCCTCACAGGATTCGGCCATCTTTACCTCCGGCGGTGGTGGCGGGCGTTAGGGTGGCTCCTCGCCACGTACGCAACCATGGTTCTATTCGTTCCGTCAGCGGCCACGGATGCGCTGATATCTCAGATAACGAACACAGATGCGCTGCTGTCTCAGATAACGAATTTCGAACCGGTTTCAGTCCCCATCGTAGATGTTCTTCCTCTCCTCCTCGTCGGTATCGCTAGTGTTTTTGACGCGTACGTCCTCGCTCGGATGAATAACCAACGAGTGCTCGAACAGCAGATGGGAATACAGCGATGTTCCAACTGTCACCGTCCAATTGACCCAGACGTTTCATTCTGTCAGTGGTGTGCGAATCCACGCGATGAGCCATCTGAAAACGAAATAAGTTGA
- a CDS encoding AMP-binding protein — MSEIDALEYPWHTEYEEFGIPHSLEPYPDQPVHDLLYTAAEEYPEQGLVQLSEKYPYPTVLDHVERLATALNERGVGTGDRVASVLPTSAQFIITTYAISRAGGVHIPNDFLDAEEDLIYRLEQGQPSVLIGQDKHRDLILRLRDELDIEHVILTTIDDYSSDPPAEHEEIDGVEWLRDVIETTAPDPPDLTFDVDDVHTLLFTGGTTGLPKGCRLSHRNIYANALQGVASQSQMAQLMRGQETAIMALPMYHSYGYSVMNTLIELGMDVLLVPDARNTEMMVEMINEFGALIMLGVPTQFMELIDEELEQDIIGISGSAPLANTTKSDFGEKSKGISQGYGLSEMSPITHFNARGLLDMMTGQPSAEDAFDHPTIGVPVPDTEVKLVDVDSGEVIPIEEAIEEEREGEMYLNGPQRMLGYLDGKDPFDDEGFIGTGDVVKIDPSGRFYVVDRVKNMINVSGLKVYSEEVDELLYDHPAIKRPATIGIPDPDRPGSERVKIYIEPAPDADQLTPADIREHLEGNVPRQALPEEVEFVETMPLTDIGKTDKKTLKETHNGTETESTDS; from the coding sequence ATGTCAGAGATTGACGCACTCGAGTATCCGTGGCACACGGAGTACGAAGAGTTCGGCATTCCGCACTCACTCGAGCCGTATCCAGATCAGCCGGTTCACGATCTGTTGTATACGGCTGCTGAGGAGTATCCTGAGCAGGGATTGGTCCAACTCTCCGAGAAATATCCGTATCCGACTGTTCTCGACCACGTTGAGCGCCTCGCAACGGCACTCAACGAGCGCGGTGTTGGGACGGGCGACCGCGTTGCAAGCGTCCTCCCGACGTCAGCACAGTTCATCATCACAACGTACGCGATCTCTCGTGCTGGTGGGGTCCACATCCCGAACGATTTTCTCGATGCTGAAGAGGATCTCATCTACCGCCTCGAACAGGGCCAGCCGTCGGTGCTCATCGGACAGGACAAACACCGTGACCTCATTCTCCGACTGCGCGATGAACTCGACATCGAGCACGTCATTCTCACCACTATCGACGACTACTCGTCCGATCCGCCAGCAGAGCACGAGGAAATCGACGGCGTGGAGTGGCTCCGAGACGTGATCGAAACGACAGCGCCGGATCCACCAGATCTCACCTTCGACGTTGACGACGTTCACACGCTGTTGTTCACGGGTGGAACGACCGGGCTGCCGAAGGGCTGTCGACTCAGCCATCGGAATATCTACGCGAACGCGCTCCAAGGTGTCGCCAGTCAGTCACAGATGGCTCAGCTCATGCGCGGACAGGAAACGGCCATCATGGCCCTTCCGATGTACCATTCGTATGGATATTCCGTGATGAACACACTGATCGAACTCGGGATGGACGTGCTGTTGGTCCCTGATGCACGGAATACGGAGATGATGGTCGAGATGATCAACGAGTTTGGTGCGCTCATCATGCTCGGTGTGCCCACGCAGTTCATGGAACTCATCGACGAGGAACTCGAACAGGACATCATCGGCATCTCCGGATCTGCTCCATTGGCGAACACAACCAAATCGGACTTCGGGGAGAAATCGAAGGGCATCTCGCAGGGGTACGGTCTTTCGGAAATGTCCCCGATAACGCATTTCAACGCTCGTGGATTGCTCGACATGATGACCGGACAGCCGAGCGCCGAAGACGCGTTCGATCACCCGACGATTGGCGTTCCGGTTCCCGACACGGAGGTCAAGCTGGTTGATGTGGATTCGGGCGAGGTAATTCCGATCGAGGAAGCGATCGAGGAGGAACGAGAAGGCGAGATGTATCTCAACGGACCCCAACGGATGCTTGGATATCTCGATGGGAAGGATCCGTTCGACGATGAGGGGTTCATTGGAACAGGCGATGTGGTGAAGATCGATCCAAGCGGTCGATTCTACGTTGTTGATCGCGTGAAGAACATGATCAACGTCTCCGGGCTGAAGGTGTACTCCGAAGAGGTCGATGAGTTGTTGTACGATCATCCAGCGATCAAGCGACCTGCGACGATCGGAATCCCCGATCCAGATCGTCCCGGGAGCGAGCGCGTGAAGATCTACATCGAGCCGGCTCCAGACGCAGATCAGCTCACTCCTGCGGATATCCGCGAGCATCTCGAAGGGAACGTTCCCCGACAAGCACTCCCCGAGGAAGTCGAATTCGTCGAAACGATGCCGCTCACTGATATCGGAAAGACCGACAAGAAGACGCTCAAGGAAACGCACAACGGGACTGAGACCGAATCGACTGATTCGTGA
- a CDS encoding 2Fe-2S iron-sulfur cluster-binding protein, which translates to MTEYTVEFVGTDETVTVSDKQTILSRCIEEGIAQEYSCRVGMCLACSAEIIEGEVEQTVVAARGLTEEEAESYALTCMARPLSDLKLDRGKYPPSIENETTSDAASADD; encoded by the coding sequence ATGACAGAGTATACGGTAGAGTTCGTTGGGACGGACGAGACGGTCACCGTCTCCGATAAGCAGACCATTCTGAGCCGGTGTATTGAGGAGGGAATCGCGCAGGAGTACTCCTGCCGCGTCGGGATGTGTCTGGCCTGCTCTGCAGAGATCATCGAAGGCGAGGTTGAACAGACTGTTGTTGCGGCGCGCGGTCTCACTGAGGAGGAAGCCGAATCGTACGCATTGACGTGCATGGCTCGTCCGCTGTCCGATCTCAAACTCGATCGCGGGAAATACCCACCGAGTATCGAGAACGAAACCACGAGCGACGCTGCAAGCGCCGACGACTGA
- a CDS encoding geranylgeranyl reductase family protein — translation MTTYDVVVVGSGTGGCYAAATVARAGYDVVILERKTAEEAGHIACGDAIKGAANFPEAIPKSQIEPAFSNTDVDHGRFELPSEECVLDIPVPGELAVLDRWEYGRLIIDGAEKQGVDFHYDTVVKDVLQEEGERVRGVKAIRDGSAVDYEAEVVIDAAGALSLLQDKADFSESTFDTNVNYSQFCSAYREIIEVDEPVEWKDALVFKPTERAAGYVWYFPRTPTEINVGLGFQMNESPMKLVEVLKDDLRERTEFAGARVKDKLGAALPTRRPYDSAVAPGFLAVGDAAGHVNPTTGGGIAGAAYAGMYAGEQAVEAIGTGDIGEGALWGYNERVMDHFGARYAALDVYNIFVTAYDLDDLTALLAAMPTQNFSEALYSGSTSFGPRLALRTLWKSLGHWGTLFDLYSTKRLADRLLSHYENYPDSISEFNGWRIRRDRLMDEIYETTGADAKY, via the coding sequence ATGACCACCTACGATGTCGTCGTCGTCGGTTCAGGGACTGGGGGCTGCTATGCCGCTGCAACGGTCGCCCGGGCGGGCTACGACGTGGTCATTCTCGAACGTAAGACCGCCGAGGAGGCGGGTCACATCGCTTGCGGTGATGCGATTAAGGGAGCAGCGAACTTTCCGGAGGCTATTCCCAAATCGCAGATTGAACCCGCATTTTCGAACACCGACGTCGATCACGGTCGGTTCGAACTCCCATCTGAGGAGTGTGTTCTCGACATTCCGGTCCCCGGCGAGCTCGCTGTTCTGGACCGCTGGGAATACGGTCGTCTGATCATAGACGGCGCGGAGAAACAGGGTGTCGACTTTCACTACGATACGGTTGTCAAAGACGTCCTCCAAGAAGAGGGCGAACGCGTAAGAGGGGTCAAAGCGATCAGAGATGGATCGGCAGTCGACTATGAGGCCGAAGTTGTCATTGACGCCGCAGGAGCGCTCTCACTGTTGCAGGATAAAGCCGACTTCTCCGAGTCGACGTTCGACACCAACGTCAATTACTCGCAGTTCTGTTCTGCCTACCGCGAGATCATCGAAGTCGACGAGCCAGTCGAGTGGAAAGACGCGCTCGTGTTCAAACCGACCGAGCGCGCTGCTGGGTATGTGTGGTACTTCCCGCGGACACCCACCGAAATCAACGTTGGACTCGGCTTCCAGATGAATGAATCGCCGATGAAACTCGTCGAAGTTCTCAAAGACGACCTTCGGGAGCGAACTGAGTTCGCTGGCGCGCGGGTGAAAGACAAGCTCGGGGCAGCACTACCGACCCGGCGGCCGTACGATTCGGCAGTCGCACCCGGCTTCCTTGCTGTTGGTGACGCTGCCGGTCACGTCAATCCCACCACGGGTGGCGGGATTGCTGGAGCGGCCTACGCGGGGATGTATGCTGGTGAACAAGCCGTCGAAGCGATCGGAACGGGTGATATTGGCGAAGGGGCGCTCTGGGGCTACAACGAACGGGTGATGGATCACTTCGGTGCTCGATACGCTGCACTCGATGTGTACAACATCTTTGTAACTGCGTACGATCTCGACGATCTCACAGCGCTCCTCGCCGCGATGCCCACACAAAATTTCTCCGAAGCGCTCTATTCCGGCAGCACGAGCTTCGGACCGCGACTCGCGCTGCGAACGCTGTGGAAAAGTCTCGGACACTGGGGCACGCTATTTGATCTCTACTCGACGAAACGACTTGCCGACCGCCTGCTCTCTCATTACGAGAACTATCCTGATTCAATCTCGGAGTTCAACGGCTGGCGCATCCGGCGCGACCGCCTCATGGACGAGATATACGAAACAACTGGCGCAGACGCGAAATACTAG
- a CDS encoding CBS domain-containing protein: MTVKDIARPREELVSASPDTSLPELAQLMDERKVGCVVIETDGDPTGIITDRDFAIMVVGEGKDPTELTAADVMHRDPHTADADDGVFELCATMREHGVRRMPVVEDGKLTGIITLDDLVVLLEQEMHDLSEVIRAESPAYQTS, translated from the coding sequence ATGACAGTCAAAGATATTGCACGCCCACGTGAGGAACTCGTATCGGCATCTCCAGACACCTCCCTGCCCGAGCTCGCCCAGTTGATGGATGAGCGGAAAGTTGGTTGTGTCGTGATCGAAACCGACGGAGATCCCACCGGAATCATCACGGATCGTGATTTTGCGATCATGGTCGTCGGTGAAGGCAAAGACCCGACAGAACTGACCGCTGCGGACGTCATGCACCGCGATCCACATACGGCCGACGCCGACGATGGTGTATTCGAGCTTTGTGCGACAATGCGCGAACACGGCGTCCGTCGTATGCCCGTCGTTGAGGATGGGAAGCTCACAGGCATCATTACGCTCGACGATCTGGTTGTCCTACTCGAACAGGAAATGCACGACCTCTCTGAGGTCATCCGAGCCGAATCACCAGCCTACCAAACATCGTAA
- the coxB gene encoding cytochrome c oxidase subunit II, with amino-acid sequence MNATRTRMVLGIGVGLALATLFVDPAAAQPSINSKLITNLNEKLLYAAVPITVLVEGILIYTVYRFKDSGEAKPTQENRRLEITWTIATAIVLLFVGLAAYQVLGSSFVGGVTVSDPPSQSIQGLSEDAKGAQAPTEEDAVQVEVVAQKYSWTFNYIQADGDVSNTGTLVIPANQPVYLHVISVDWLHSFHAPELGLKQDAFPEQYNTMKTEAYEPGTYQLYCAEYCGVGHSSMLGTIEVKSQADYQKWLQQQKQGGSGNSSSSNSNSTGGPNASANNSSSGALVTA; translated from the coding sequence ATGAACGCCACGCGGACGCGGATGGTGCTGGGAATCGGTGTCGGTCTCGCGCTGGCTACCTTATTTGTCGATCCAGCAGCCGCCCAGCCATCGATTAATTCGAAACTGATCACCAACCTCAACGAAAAATTGTTGTACGCAGCGGTACCAATCACGGTGCTCGTCGAGGGCATTCTCATCTACACTGTCTACCGGTTCAAAGATAGTGGTGAAGCAAAGCCGACACAAGAGAACCGACGTCTCGAAATCACGTGGACCATCGCAACGGCAATTGTCCTCCTGTTCGTCGGTCTTGCTGCCTATCAAGTCCTCGGGAGCAGCTTCGTTGGCGGTGTCACTGTCTCAGACCCTCCCAGCCAATCAATCCAAGGACTCTCAGAAGACGCTAAGGGCGCACAGGCCCCAACAGAGGAAGACGCTGTGCAGGTCGAAGTCGTCGCACAAAAGTATTCGTGGACGTTCAATTACATCCAAGCTGATGGCGACGTCTCGAACACTGGAACACTCGTTATCCCCGCGAATCAGCCTGTGTATCTTCACGTCATCTCTGTGGACTGGCTCCACTCGTTCCACGCCCCCGAGCTCGGATTGAAACAGGACGCCTTCCCAGAGCAGTACAACACCATGAAAACAGAGGCCTACGAACCGGGAACCTACCAGCTCTACTGTGCGGAATACTGCGGCGTCGGTCACTCCAGTATGCTCGGAACGATCGAAGTCAAAAGCCAAGCAGACTACCAGAAATGGCTACAACAACAGAAACAGGGCGGATCAGGTAACTCCTCATCCTCAAATTCGAATTCGACTGGGGGACCGAACGCGAGCGCTAACAACTCCAGCTCTGGTGCCCTCGTCACCGCCTGA
- a CDS encoding heme o synthase gives MLVSTESHRPRFTTLLVAALIGVYLLVVVGATAALSEAVRACSTWPLCSGPIGDLQITIAVGHRVAALLVAVLVLGAAVVGWTEASRRVRRTLVLAVVLYPVQVGIGALVATRNAPSNIAGFHLLTGAAIFVALALALAWQLEDETGDLENRADEEKPITPTPETATTTGSASPSASEPDVSPTDFSRESESDLLSRVRATTGAYFRLMKPRLMWLLCLVASAGMALAAGPSLSVETIVYTLGGGVLSIGASGTFNHVLERDTDQRMARTADRPLATHEVPVRNALAFGVLLTLTSIAVFLQVNVLAAALGFIAIVFYSVIYTLVLKPNTVQNTVIGGAAGALPALIGWAAVTGRIGVPGLALAGIIFLWTPAHFYNLALAYQEDYERGGFPMLPVVYGETVTRKHIIYYLIATLLAASALSALTTLGWLYAATTVVLGAVFLLAVVRLHREQTKRAALRAFHASNAYLGLVLIAVVVDMIAL, from the coding sequence ATGCTAGTGTCCACGGAATCTCATCGTCCACGTTTCACGACGCTGCTCGTGGCTGCTCTCATCGGCGTCTATCTGCTCGTCGTCGTCGGTGCGACTGCTGCACTCTCAGAAGCCGTCAGGGCGTGCTCGACGTGGCCCCTCTGTTCGGGACCGATCGGCGATCTGCAGATCACAATCGCCGTCGGCCACCGCGTTGCAGCACTCCTTGTGGCTGTTCTTGTCCTCGGAGCGGCTGTCGTCGGCTGGACTGAGGCCTCTCGACGTGTCAGACGGACGCTTGTTCTCGCGGTCGTGCTATACCCTGTTCAGGTTGGCATCGGTGCTCTCGTTGCGACACGGAATGCACCGAGCAACATCGCCGGTTTCCACCTCCTCACCGGTGCGGCAATCTTCGTTGCACTCGCACTCGCACTCGCGTGGCAACTCGAGGACGAAACGGGCGACCTCGAAAACAGAGCAGATGAAGAGAAACCGATCACACCAACACCAGAAACAGCAACAACGACGGGGTCAGCGTCGCCATCCGCTTCGGAACCGGATGTATCTCCGACTGACTTCAGTCGAGAATCTGAATCTGATCTGCTTTCACGCGTACGAGCGACGACAGGCGCTTATTTCAGATTGATGAAACCACGGTTGATGTGGCTGCTCTGTCTCGTTGCCTCGGCAGGAATGGCGCTTGCTGCTGGACCGTCGTTGTCCGTCGAAACGATCGTGTATACGCTCGGTGGCGGTGTGCTCTCCATCGGTGCGAGCGGGACGTTCAACCACGTTCTCGAACGAGACACCGATCAACGGATGGCCAGAACTGCCGACCGGCCGCTCGCAACACACGAGGTACCGGTCAGGAACGCACTCGCATTCGGTGTGCTCCTCACCCTCACGTCGATCGCAGTCTTCTTGCAAGTGAACGTTCTCGCTGCTGCACTCGGATTCATTGCGATCGTCTTTTACAGTGTGATCTACACGCTCGTGTTGAAACCGAACACAGTCCAGAACACAGTTATCGGAGGGGCTGCAGGCGCACTCCCGGCACTCATCGGGTGGGCGGCCGTCACCGGACGTATCGGTGTTCCGGGGCTTGCACTCGCAGGAATCATCTTCCTCTGGACGCCGGCGCACTTTTACAACCTCGCACTCGCGTATCAGGAAGACTACGAGCGCGGTGGCTTCCCGATGCTACCGGTCGTCTACGGTGAGACGGTGACCAGAAAGCACATCATCTACTACCTCATCGCAACGTTGCTCGCAGCGAGTGCGCTATCGGCGCTCACGACACTCGGTTGGTTGTACGCCGCGACGACGGTCGTCCTCGGAGCGGTGTTCCTTTTGGCAGTCGTTCGACTCCACCGTGAGCAGACAAAACGAGCAGCACTCCGGGCGTTCCACGCATCGAACGCCTATCTCGGATTGGTTCTTATTGCTGTTGTCGTCGATATGATTGCACTCTGA
- a CDS encoding SelT/SelW/SelH family protein, translated as MTTVNIEYCVPCGFLERAEDIQHQLLSSFGQQLDSVALVTGDHGVLTVTVNGETIYDKQEDEYDVDEIVRSVRNHL; from the coding sequence ATGACAACAGTCAATATTGAGTACTGTGTTCCCTGTGGATTTCTCGAACGAGCAGAGGATATCCAACATCAGCTTCTATCGAGCTTCGGACAGCAACTCGACAGCGTTGCGCTCGTCACCGGCGACCACGGCGTGCTCACAGTGACAGTAAATGGTGAAACGATCTACGACAAACAAGAAGACGAATACGATGTCGACGAGATCGTTCGTTCCGTGCGTAACCACCTCTAA